The genomic stretch GCGGCAACGAGAGCGGGGTTTCGCGCGGGACAAGGATCAATTTGCGGCGCTCCTTCAAATGGACCTCGGCCGCGCGATGAATGAGGTTGGTCCCCATGGCATGGCTGATCGCCGCCAGCGTGCCGCCGGAGCACGGGCAAACGATCATGCCGCCGGTTAAGAACGATCCGCTGGCGATCGGGGCCATGAGGTCTTGATGGTGATGATAGTGGATCGCGCCCGAGAACCGCCGGGGACTGTCCCCTTTTGTGGCGGGCACCATCGCTTCGATGGTCGCGGAACAAAAGGGGACTGTCCCCTTCTCCGGAGTCGGTTCTCGCGTAGGCGCTTGGTCCATTTTGACGGAGGGCAGCAAATCGGCCGCACGAAAACCGTCGAGATCGACTTTGAGTCCTAATTCCTCGCGAAGCACCGTCTGCCCGGCCGGGCTGATCGTCAGATGCACGTCGCGTCCCGCGGCAAGCAGGACTTCCAGCAACCGCGCCGCATACGCCGCGCCGCTTGCACCGGTGATCGCCAAGACGAGGTTCATAGCATCACTTCGTTCCAACATATAGCGTCGCCACGCCGAACGTCAGCGGCGTGAAGCTCACCTCGCGCAGCCCCGCGCCGCGCATCCGCTCGGCCAGCGCCTCGCCGGTGGGAAACTCGCCGACGCTGGCCGGGAGATAATCGTAAGCGCTAAACCGATTCCGACTAATCGCCTGGCCGATCCGCGGCAGCACGCGGCGAAAATACCAGTTGTACAAGCCACGCAGCATTTGCCCGCGCGGCAGGGAAAACTCCAACACCGCCACGCGCCCTCCCGGCCTGCAGACCCGCGCCATCTCGCTGAGCCCGCGGTCCGTGTCGGTCACGTTCCGCAGCCCGAAAGCGACGGAGACGATCTGAAACGAATCATCGGGAAACGGCAGCCGCTGGGCATCCGCCTCGACGAACGTCATCTGCCCATTTGCTCCGGCCTGAGTCCCCTTTTTTCGGCCAATCGCCAACATCTCGGGGCAAAAATCGACTGCTACGATCGTAATCGCTCCGTTCGTCCGCCTGAAATAGGCCAGCGCCAGGTCGCCAGTCCCAGTGCAGAGATCCAAAAGCGGCCCATCCTCGCGCGCCGGCACGCGCCGCACCGTTTGCCATCGCCAATAGCGGTCAATCCCCAACGATAGCAAATGGTTCAGGAAATCGTATCGCTCGGCGATCTCGCCAAACATCCGCCGAACGCGCGTTTCCGATTTATCGACGATCATGAATTGGGTCCACGCTGTTTTTCAGGATTCTAACCGCAAAGGGGATTCATTCATAACCGCCCAACGGGATGGCTGCGGATGCTGTGAAACATGCTCCGCCGAGTTTTTAGCGGACCGGAACCATCGGACGTTAATCGGGTTGAATGTAAAGTTTCGGGGTGCATTTTCGGGGCGACGGCGGGCCAGCCGGCGCCGATCGGAACTCGATGAAGCCAGGATTCTTGCAGATACTCGGCGCGGCAACGGCGCTGGTTTGCGCTGCGCTAGCGGTGGGGTTCGTTTACTGGCTTTACGCCAGCGGCCGCGGCCGACAAATCGATCCGATCCTGCTACTGCCGGCCTGCGGAGTGGTCGGCGGCGCGCTGGCGGGATTGGCCATCGGCGTGCTCGTGCGCCGGAGGCTGCTATGCACCGTGATCGGGGCGGTTTGCCTTTGGCCGCTGGTGGTCATCGGCGTGCTGCTTTTTTTGCCGATGCGATGAGCGTTGGACGCTGATTCTTAGCGCGACCACTTACCCCGACAAACGCAGCACCACCTCGATCATCTCGCCTTCCGCGATGATTGCTTCCCGTTCCAGCACCATTCGGATCTCGGCGCCCGATTGTTGAAGCGCGGCGGGGGTCGAGCGGCCGGCGATGGTGACGGTTGCCGATGCGGTTGCGACTTTGGGCAGCTCGAAAACCAGTTCGCTAAGCCGCAGGCGGCCGCGGCGCAGCTCAATCCGCGCCGTCTGCTGGCGGGGCAGTCGCTCTTGAATGAACAGCCCCCAGCCTTCCGGCGCGGTGAAGAAGGAGCGATGGTCGTCGGGCTGCCATTTTGGCTTGAAACCGAGGACGCCTTTCGGGCCCTCGACCACCAGTCCTTGCGACGCGATCAAGAGCGACCAGGAACTCATCGCTCGCGCGTAGAACTTGCCGCATTCGAGTTCGTTGAACGGATTGCCGCCGGGACCGGAGTCGAGTCCGTCGCGGCGGCGCCCGTCGTAGCGGCTGCGGGCGGTGCGGACGATTTGGCGGGCCTCGTCGATCAGCCCTTCGTAGATCATCGCGCCGGCAACGGCGTACTCGATGCCCGTCCAGGCCTCGTCGGCGTAGAGAATGAATGGATTGGGCCGCCCGCCGCGCGGCCAGGTGCAGATGATCAGCCCGCCATCGTCGTCAGGGATGTACCGCCGCGGCGCCTGCTTGAAGCCGGCAAACTTCGTGCGGAAATTGTGCTTCATGATCGCGGCCAGCGCACTCTTCACGCGCGAGGCCGGATATAGATAACCGAGATTGAGCATGTGCGCCCACCACTGCCCGAGCAGTTGATCGGCATGGCAGCCGGTATCGTAATCATTGGCGGGCTGCGGTTCGGGAATCTGGATGTAGTACTCGCCGTTCCAGAGCTTCTCGTTTTGGTTCTTCATCCCCGCGTCGCGAACCGACTTCCACGGCTCAGCGCTCGGACGTTCGTTCATCACGTCGGCCATGCGGATGGCGGCCGAGAGCGCGGCCAGATATTGCGAGCCGATGAAAGTGTTCGCGCCGGAGACCGACGTGTCGTATGTGTTCGGCTGCTTCCCGTGCGGCAGGCCTTCGTGGTTGCGGTCGATCGCACCGATCAGCCAGTTGACGGCCTTCTTCACGCCGGGCCAGATCTTTTCCAGAAACTGCCGATCGGGGCTAAGTTGATACTCGCGATAGGCCGCTTCGATGCACGCACAATGCCCGTCGATGAAGGCGGGATGCGCGGCGTGCTCGCGGTGCGAGGTTTCGCCGCTGGCGTGCAAGAACGTGATGAAATTGGAAATCCGCATGTTCTGCCCGATCGTCGGGAATAGCCGGGCGTGGCTTTGGGCATAATTCCAGACATGCGTGCAATTGAGCGGGCAGCAGCCGTAGCTCCCCTCGAAGCCGCCGAAGTAGCCCTCCTCCGTCCAGAAGCAGGTCGGCCCGCGAAAGATCACGCTCTGCGAACTCATGGCGTCGAGGAATTCCTCGGGAAGGTTCGATTGGTAAAGCGTGTCGCGATACAGGTGGGTCCATTGCCATAGCGACTCCAGGTTCTTGCCGAGGTAATCGGCCACTGCCGTGGCGTCGGGCCAGCGCCGGCTGTAGAGGTTGCCCGAATGTTGGAATCGCTGCACGTTGGGGAAGTGCCACGTGAGGGCGAACGTCGTCGAGCGCGACTCGCCGGGCTGGAGCGTGAAGGGGACGGCCAGCGCCGCGTTGATCGTCTGGCCGAGTTTGCTGGTGGCTTCGGCGATGGCCGGCTTCGCGCCGATTCGTGCGGAGAAGGGGACAGTCCCCTTTTGTTCCGAAGACTCCACAAAAGGGGACAGTCCCCGGCGGTTCTCGGGATCGGCGACGAAGGCGGCTAGCTGATCCGCGGTGGACCAAGCCGGAAGCGCGACCGCGTTGCTATCTAGTGCCGCTAGCGCCATCGTGCCCCAGGCTCCGTTGCCTGGTGTGAGCCGCTCGCCCGGCTTCAAGGGCTCGGCGCGCACCGCGGTCAACAATTCACGTCCCCAATTCCAAGGCAGCCCCGGCGCGAGCGCCATGATGATTCGCCCCTGGCCGAGTGGGCCTTCGATCACCAACGGATCGCCGCTGGGAGTCGCCGCCAGCGTTTGATAGCCGCGGTCGCCCGAGATGAAGCCGCAGAGCCGCGAGTAGCGCGAGACTTTCCAGTCGCCGATGATCGATTTAAGTGCGGCCGGCGCGCGGTCGGTCAGAGCGATCGCCGATTCGGCGCGGAGCGTCTCTTCTTCCGCCGCGCTGAAAGGCAGATCAATCGCATTGGCGGCGACCTCGATTGCGGTCCCTTTTCGCAGGAGCGGCTCGGGTGGGATATCGGAGAAGATGATCTGATCGATGTTGATGTGCCCCCAGCCTTCGGAATTACGATCGACGATCTCGATCGCGGCCTCCTTGCCTTTCAGATCGGCAACGTCCCAACTGGCCGGCTCGAGGGCTTCGCGGTCTTTGCCGGTCGCTGTGCGGACCACCTTGCCGGCGACGCGGAGGTTGATGCAGGTCTGGTTCGGATGATTGCCGCCACCGATGAGAAAGCCGATGTACCGCCGCTGGATCGAGAAGGATTTTGATGTGGCGGTGCCTTGCGGTGAGTCGCTCTCAAGATACGTGTTCACGAGCCCGCGGCCGACGAAACCGGTGACGGGTTGCTGCCCCGCTTCCGTGCCGTGCGAGGGGCCTTTGCCGAAAGCGGTCCCCGTGATCGTCCAGCCCTCGTAGGTCCGTTTCTCGAAGTCTTCGAACACGGTGGCCACGGCCGCGAAGTCGCGATTCTTCGTACGGAGCGAGGCCAGCACCTCAAAGAAGCGCTTCGACAGCCCATCGGCGACGACCACGCCGCCGTCCGCGGCGATGCGGGTCAATTGCTCCGCTGCCGCGATGGTCAGATCGACCTGCCCCGCCAGCCAGTG from Pirellulales bacterium encodes the following:
- a CDS encoding GH116 family glycosyl-hydrolase; amino-acid sequence: MAEESRCCGGRCCTTEPIDLNRRDFMEKLAAGAAALAVIGDIASAADTSEKPRLAPPKPAGEQPYPRTPPRIYKGDHLEAVGMPVGGIGTGSIWLDGQGRLGVWQIFNNLSEPRVPGSFFAVRARTGSGAAVTRVLQTAAEGSFRAVESLEFEAGYPIARLVFHDSALPVQFVLEALNPIIPLDALNSSIPGALFRLTATNPGKTAAEVTICAALQNAVGSGGAANIQGVRFAGYGRNRNRVLRENGRVTIAMDKSENPVTSGPVKVRTAGGSEVRGPELHWLAGQVDLTIAAAEQLTRIAADGGVVVADGLSKRFFEVLASLRTKNRDFAAVATVFEDFEKRTYEGWTITGTAFGKGPSHGTEAGQQPVTGFVGRGLVNTYLESDSPQGTATSKSFSIQRRYIGFLIGGGNHPNQTCINLRVAGKVVRTATGKDREALEPASWDVADLKGKEAAIEIVDRNSEGWGHINIDQIIFSDIPPEPLLRKGTAIEVAANAIDLPFSAAEEETLRAESAIALTDRAPAALKSIIGDWKVSRYSRLCGFISGDRGYQTLAATPSGDPLVIEGPLGQGRIIMALAPGLPWNWGRELLTAVRAEPLKPGERLTPGNGAWGTMALAALDSNAVALPAWSTADQLAAFVADPENRRGLSPFVESSEQKGTVPFSARIGAKPAIAEATSKLGQTINAALAVPFTLQPGESRSTTFALTWHFPNVQRFQHSGNLYSRRWPDATAVADYLGKNLESLWQWTHLYRDTLYQSNLPEEFLDAMSSQSVIFRGPTCFWTEEGYFGGFEGSYGCCPLNCTHVWNYAQSHARLFPTIGQNMRISNFITFLHASGETSHREHAAHPAFIDGHCACIEAAYREYQLSPDRQFLEKIWPGVKKAVNWLIGAIDRNHEGLPHGKQPNTYDTSVSGANTFIGSQYLAALSAAIRMADVMNERPSAEPWKSVRDAGMKNQNEKLWNGEYYIQIPEPQPANDYDTGCHADQLLGQWWAHMLNLGYLYPASRVKSALAAIMKHNFRTKFAGFKQAPRRYIPDDDGGLIICTWPRGGRPNPFILYADEAWTGIEYAVAGAMIYEGLIDEARQIVRTARSRYDGRRRDGLDSGPGGNPFNELECGKFYARAMSSWSLLIASQGLVVEGPKGVLGFKPKWQPDDHRSFFTAPEGWGLFIQERLPRQQTARIELRRGRLRLSELVFELPKVATASATVTIAGRSTPAALQQSGAEIRMVLEREAIIAEGEMIEVVLRLSG
- a CDS encoding flavin prenyltransferase UbiX is translated as MNLVLAITGASGAAYAARLLEVLLAAGRDVHLTISPAGQTVLREELGLKVDLDGFRAADLLPSVKMDQAPTREPTPEKGTVPFCSATIEAMVPATKGDSPRRFSGAIHYHHHQDLMAPIASGSFLTGGMIVCPCSGGTLAAISHAMGTNLIHRAAEVHLKERRKLILVPRETPLSLPQLDNMKRAAEAGAVVLPASPGFYHGVKSVSDLVDFVVARICDQLGVEHSLIRRWGEGKRASDLQI
- the ubiE gene encoding bifunctional demethylmenaquinone methyltransferase/2-methoxy-6-polyprenyl-1,4-benzoquinol methylase UbiE; amino-acid sequence: MIVDKSETRVRRMFGEIAERYDFLNHLLSLGIDRYWRWQTVRRVPAREDGPLLDLCTGTGDLALAYFRRTNGAITIVAVDFCPEMLAIGRKKGTQAGANGQMTFVEADAQRLPFPDDSFQIVSVAFGLRNVTDTDRGLSEMARVCRPGGRVAVLEFSLPRGQMLRGLYNWYFRRVLPRIGQAISRNRFSAYDYLPASVGEFPTGEALAERMRGAGLREVSFTPLTFGVATLYVGTK